The nucleotide sequence CAGTTTCGCTGCCGAAGGCAACTAAGGCCAGTCCTTGGCGGCCTGCAGCTAATCATCCTTGGCGTAGGCAGGTAATGGTGACAAAATCACTGAACAATTAGGGTGACATTTTCACTGGACAACAACAACGCAGCGTGTGCGGGGTGGGCGTTGAATATCTCTTTTTATTATGATTACGCATTAACACCTATTCCGAGGCAATACGTCAGTGAGCATCGTCTCGGCCAGGTTCTCTAGATTGATCGACTTCTCCTGACGCGTTCGGCGCCACCGCACCTCTACACTACTCCGCTTGAGTGTCCGTTGGCTTACTGTCAACCGCAATGGTATACCGATCAAATCAGCATCATTGAACTTAACGCCCGGGCTCTCCAAGCGGTCATCAAACAAAACCTTATAACCAGCGGACATCAGCTGCGTATAGACCCTCTCTGCCTCAGCGGCCACCTGGGGATTGTCCATGCCCAGGGCACAAAGGTAGATTCCATACGGCGCCACCGAAGGTGGCCAAATTATGCCGAACTCATCGTGATTTTGCTCCACTATAGCCGCTAATAGTCTATCCAGACCGATCCCATAACTGCCCATGACGATGGTAGCCTCTTGCCCATTACTCCTGAGATAAGTGGCCTTCATAGCCGCACTGTACTTCGTACCCAGCTTAAAGGTGTGACCAACTTCGATGCCTCGGCCCACTTGAAGAGGCGATCCACAATGCAGGCATGGGTCACCCGCCCTGGCCATAGCGATATCAGCGACGAGCTCGGCCCGAAAATCACGGGGGAAGCGCACATTGCGCAAATGCGTATCCGGCTTGTTCGCACCGGCAATGAAGTTATTCCTGGATACCGAATCATCCAGGACCACCCTTACCCCATCTAACCCCACGGGTGAGACAAAACCGGCCACTATGCCCGCCGCCCGCAGATTCTCCTCGTCAGCCAGCCGCAGGTCGGCTGATCGTAGCACCCGAGCCAGCTTGGCCTCATTGATGTCAAGATCCCCCCTGATGACGACCAGGATAAGGGAACCTTCCATCGTGTAGACTACGGTTTTCAGAAAGCGCTCAGGGGGCAAATTGAAGAACTCTACAAGAGAATCGATAGTCTTTATACCTGGCGTGCTGACTTCCTCGATGGGGCGTTGATCTTCCTCAGCTAACACCATGGCTGGCCGTTTAGCGGCTTGAGCCTTCTCTATATTGGCCGCGTAACCACATTTTCCACAAGTTACCAGGGCATCCTCACCGGCTTCGGAGACGACCATAAACTCATGGGAACCGGTGCCCCCCATCATACCGGGATCGGCCTCTACCGCTATCACCTCCAGCCCACAACGGCGAAAGATATTATGATATGCTTGATAAATCTCGGGGTAGAAAGCATCAAGATCGCTTGCATCGGGGTGGAAGGAGTAGGCATCCTTCATAATGAACTCTCGTAAGCGCACCAACCCTCCCCGCGGGCGAGCCTCATCACGCACCTTCGTTTGAATGTGATAGGACATAAATGGTAGCTGTCTGTAAGAACGAATCTCATTGCGGGCGATCGCTGTTATCGTCTCTTCGTGTGTCATTGCTAAGACAAAATCACGCTCGGTACGATCTTTGAAACGCACCAGCTCTGGCCCAATCTCATACCACCGCCCTGTCTCCTGCCATAACTCCGCCGGTGCCAATACTGGCATATACATCTCCTGCCCACCGATGCGATCCATCTCCTCGCGCATGATGGACTCGATACGACGGATAACCCTCCAGCCTAAAGGCATAAAGGTGTAAACGCCCGCGGCAATCTGGCGAACGAAACCTCCCCGCACCAGTAGCCTGTGGCTTACCATCTCAGCCTCTTTCGGAGGCTGACGTAAGGTCCGGCCGAATAAATGTGATAAGCGCAAGTCGGATCCTCCCTATTGAGACTTAAGTTCCCTGGTTACTAAATCAATCTCCTTCAGCAAGGCTGACAGTAGTTCATCCTCCTTGACTGTACGTATCACCCTTCCCTTACGGAAAATAACACCTCGCCCAGCACCACCAGCTATCCCCACATCTGCCTGGCGCGCTTCACCCGGGCCATTAACCACACAGCCCATCACGGCCACATGTAGCGGCGCCTCCACTTGCTGTAAATGCTGCTCTACCTCATTAGCTAACTTGATAATATCGATCTCTGCCCGTCCACAGCTGGGGCAGGAGATAAGGGTGGGGCCGCGCTCTCTTAGATTCAGCGCCTTCAAGATTTCATAGGCCACCTTGACCTCTTCGTGGGGACGATCGGTCAGGGACACGCGGATAGTATCTCCTATGCCAGAATACAACAAGATGCCGATGCCCACCGCCGAACGGACCGTTCCAGCCCGAGGTGTCCCCGCCTCCGTAATACCCAGATGTAACGGATATGGTATCTTAGCAGCGATCTGTCGGTAGGCCTCTACTGTAGTGGGAACATCGAAGGCTTTAAGAGATACCTTGATTAGGTCAAAATCCATCTCTTCAAGAAGGCGCACCTGCGCCAGAGCTACATTAACCATCCGATTAGCAATAGGTTGGGCCTCAGCCATGGCGTCGCTTCCAAGGGCAGAGCCCTCACTGGGGGGCAAAGACCCAGCGTTAACGCCTATCCGTATAGGCACGTGGCGTTCCTTGGCCGCCTTGACCACGGCTTTCACCTGCTCAAGGCGACGAACGTTACCTGGATTAAGTCGCAAGGCGTCAGCCCCACTCTCAAGGGACAACAGGGCCAGACGATAATCAAAGTGAATATCC is from Chloroflexota bacterium and encodes:
- a CDS encoding proline--tRNA ligase is translated as MRLSHLFGRTLRQPPKEAEMVSHRLLVRGGFVRQIAAGVYTFMPLGWRVIRRIESIMREEMDRIGGQEMYMPVLAPAELWQETGRWYEIGPELVRFKDRTERDFVLAMTHEETITAIARNEIRSYRQLPFMSYHIQTKVRDEARPRGGLVRLREFIMKDAYSFHPDASDLDAFYPEIYQAYHNIFRRCGLEVIAVEADPGMMGGTGSHEFMVVSEAGEDALVTCGKCGYAANIEKAQAAKRPAMVLAEEDQRPIEEVSTPGIKTIDSLVEFFNLPPERFLKTVVYTMEGSLILVVIRGDLDINEAKLARVLRSADLRLADEENLRAAGIVAGFVSPVGLDGVRVVLDDSVSRNNFIAGANKPDTHLRNVRFPRDFRAELVADIAMARAGDPCLHCGSPLQVGRGIEVGHTFKLGTKYSAAMKATYLRSNGQEATIVMGSYGIGLDRLLAAIVEQNHDEFGIIWPPSVAPYGIYLCALGMDNPQVAAEAERVYTQLMSAGYKVLFDDRLESPGVKFNDADLIGIPLRLTVSQRTLKRSSVEVRWRRTRQEKSINLENLAETMLTDVLPRNRC
- the ispG gene encoding flavodoxin-dependent (E)-4-hydroxy-3-methylbut-2-enyl-diphosphate synthase; this translates as MLRRRPARQIYIGDVAIGGDAPIVVQSMTNTDTRDVEATVRQIEELTELGCEVIRVAVPDRQAAEAIAEMKKRIRIPLVADIHFDYRLALLSLESGADALRLNPGNVRRLEQVKAVVKAAKERHVPIRIGVNAGSLPPSEGSALGSDAMAEAQPIANRMVNVALAQVRLLEEMDFDLIKVSLKAFDVPTTVEAYRQIAAKIPYPLHLGITEAGTPRAGTVRSAVGIGILLYSGIGDTIRVSLTDRPHEEVKVAYEILKALNLRERGPTLISCPSCGRAEIDIIKLANEVEQHLQQVEAPLHVAVMGCVVNGPGEARQADVGIAGGAGRGVIFRKGRVIRTVKEDELLSALLKEIDLVTRELKSQ